actgcccatagacattggtactgtaagttATATAGAAATGATtaattcctcatatcaccaatgcaccaccaacatgacactcacccttcaaaccaaataatataattgtgattaggtacaaatatataatatttttagataaaatgtcAGAGTCCATAAAAGAAGCTACAAAGTTTATAGAACAAGGACATGTGAGAGTTGGTCCAGAAGTTGTTAAAGATCCAGCATTTTTAGTCACAAGGTCTTTAGAAGATTTTGTTACATGGGTAGATGGTTCGGCCATCAGGAAACATGTGCTAGAATACAATGAAATGGTaagtttatacataatttttaatagtatacttTAATCTATTagcagcaatatttaatttacatattaatgcaatttgctaatagttTTTCTGCACTACGGACAAATCTTgataaatatatcgttatttacaatacaacatTATTTCACTTAAGTTCTTATATCTACATTTATTTCACATCCACACTTATGATAAAAAATTCACAGACATTCATAATtccattatttcaaatatatatatatattgattgtcACCTGTCGTTAGCTATATATATCAAGTAAATGGACAAAGATCTTTATTCTAAGGAGATGGCGATTATTTCATAATGTGAGGGTGattgttttgtatttcttttcTGCCAAGAAATAGATCATGCACATGGAAACTGAgtgataagtttatttaatcttatgttATTTGATTGAGATCATATTAATAGGCCATCTAGGTTCAGATAGCCATACACCAAAATACcttaatttttatcttaacaataaataCCACATATTATGTTCACCATAATTTCTACagcaatacaatatatataattttttaatccataaattataatactatactctaatgtttaattattttttgttacagagAGACGACTTTGAAATGCTATAAGATTTAAGAATTGagttcgtaaataataaatactttgaaacataaaatatgtttttataatatacaaacttaaCCTACAAGCTAACTGCCAGTCATGAGTTCATACTGGTAAATGTTTTACAATGTTACCAATCCCATTTCTTCcccttaaagttgaaatattcCATCCATTCTGTGgatgtttatattattgaacaaaCCTTTTAAGGCCAACATTTCATTTCAGTTTTCTAGGCTCGATAGTTTGGGCTGTGTATTGATAttccaaataaacaattttataagcaCAGTTATTAGTGTTTAGaatgtctttgttttatatttacatgtttaaaactatttagaaGTCCACTATAATGTTACCATTATAACTATTCAAAGCTATAAGTCCAATCCAAGACATCATCACATCATATGGGCAGTATGTCTTCCCTTCCACCTCGATTTTCTAGCTGAGTAGCTATTCTCACAAGTGCATTGGCTTGTACAGTTGCAGCTTCTGCTAAATTCTTTAAAGCTTCAGCTTGAACAAGAGCTGCATCAGCATTTTTCTCTGATATGATTGCTCGTTTTTCTTCTGCCTTTGATCGACTGAGATCAGCTTCTGCACGTTTTTTCTCAACTTCAATAAGCCATTTTGGGTATATACCTACAAAAGGAGAtatcagattaaataaaaaaattataattcatttttatatttgtttgagaAATTTGTTCTAAATGTTCAATTTTTCTAAAGAAAATgtacacatttttataaaattaaaataaagttttttttgtactttgtaTAGTTGGTTCATTTGGCTCCTCTTCAGATTCATCATCAAATTCCTCATTTGAATTTTCACTCATACTGCTGTCTCTTTCAActgtaaaaagttaaataatagtgtaattgaaaatatgtatatgcaGTCAAAGCAGCAGCAccaatttaatcaaaaatgtattaataatgatGATTGTTACATGTATTCACTTATACAATGCATATCCACTGTATTTCAACAAGAAAGCCTACAATGTGACCCGTTAATTAAGTTATTGCATAACCACAAGAGTCCTCTTTATGATTTGCTTTTCAAGAAATTAAACCAATTTTAGTGACAAaaagtacttatatattatctagtatgttatttagtttatctatatattttatttcaatatttctgGCTGATGTTAATCTTAATttgttagatatattataaagaataatttcaaTGCAATAGTTAAAatgcaaaagattttttaagttttcatgCCTTACCTGAGCATCGATCACTAGAATCACTGTGCATGAAAGATAAATCATCATGTCCATCCTCTTGGTAAGCCTCTAATTTAACC
This genomic window from Vanessa tameamea isolate UH-Manoa-2023 chromosome 5, ilVanTame1 primary haplotype, whole genome shotgun sequence contains:
- the LOC113404490 gene encoding uncharacterized protein LOC113404490 — encoded protein: MTDNINCSRHISYEQFKILIDFMGQHVGLATGSARTLEARHKSKSLWNELTKMLNNTRSGTRKTSDGWSKYWSDFKNKLKNKVRLIKKRKRSGASKNIINPLTRLEKRALIILGPHFTRKISKCPPEVKLEAYQEDGHDDLSFMHSDSSDRCSVERDSSMSENSNEEFDDESEEEPNEPTIQSIYPKWLIEVEKKRAEADLSRSKAEEKRAIISEKNADAALVQAEALKNLAEAATVQANALVRIATQLENRGGREDILPI